From a single Agrobacterium tumefaciens genomic region:
- a CDS encoding type I polyketide synthase, whose product MLQNRNSAPPPLDIAIVGMASHFPDAADLYDFWSNIVNGHDAIRDIGTVDPVEYWRPEDFYDPDPRAADKVYGRKAGFVPPIDFDPAGFKLPPLMLQSISTAQLFALHVAKRAMADAGLLGAGAEKTDRDRIGVILGGSGNGNTAFSLAVRQQVPFLRQILLNSGLSAEVAEETIERLQGLSLEWNEDSFPGFLGNVACGRIASYFDLGGTSYMVDAACASSLAAIKAAIGELTDGSCDAVLTGGVNLENSIFSFLCFSKTPALSKSNRSRPFDKQSDGMMLGDGVGYLVLKRLADAERDGDRIYAVIRALGASSDGRAKSIFAPRSEGQVKALKRAYSQAGLTLADIQLIEAHGTGTESGDETEIKSLIRLSEEQGIDAGHAIAIGSIKSQIGHTRCAAGAVAMMKVALGLYHKVLPPTINVEDPTDVLAKPFYVNSLARPWMRPAGGELRRGALSAFGFGGTNFHVILEEYEPETREQTYRLNRAAEVFVFHAANPALLDATCRDALSQLSGEGRAAFFDAHLADGGRLSPPAASARLGFAAATPEQACALLTEALALLQSSPDQGFEHPAGMYYKPEAAPVAGRIVALFPGQGAQYVNMGSGVAVDYPELRHAVEAADAVAIEAGQPALSGVIYPPPAFSDEETMRQARELTRTANAQPAIGAVSAGYFQLLKRLGFTPDFVAGHSYGELTALWAAGVLSDADFHRASLARGRAVETPSGLSDPGAMLAAQMRREDAAELLAAVPDIVIANDNAPEQLVFGGATEAIARAQAWLTERGRRCQTLPVSTAFHTSYVRHAADPFRDGIAGIEFSQPSCALYSSATAEPYGSDPALYGDALVEQLVQPVRFRDMIERLHADGGYLFVEIGPKGILGKLTGDILKGKPHAVVSLNPSANGEEALQFRRALAKLVVEGVALAEADPYARPRPLEDRSVKPATSFRLQGGFYLTEKNRARREHALRHDTAVVEKFIAQRVAGSPESAASPVVRAAPRPVEVAEAFAPIAKPLPSFPPLSSSIQPSHDTDRIEIAMTSQSENMSKPDQMDRQIESQNLLSQLHQQFQTNQSEYINMLGSLVSKQHNLLEKFHGHPQMENMTASLARSLQLLERNQELYHLNHERYFDNQMSLISGEVVRNLPHSPAYIPNMLDMPKPAQPVAVTRQESFAPAPLATPKAADRAASAPIVSIAAPKPVMPVMAAPQITVPQTPAPAAPAPALSDEDQARIAVLEGITEERLIRELTDIVSERTGYPVDMIGDQMDLEADLGIDSIKRLEIFGAMFDRLSNGTRLLEDADKNRNDENFDIETMSNIRKMTQFFLRTVDELLVAVKGNSAVAVAVAPVVLAPALSAEDQARIAVLEGITEERLIRELTDIVSERTGYPVDMIGDQMDLEADLGIDSIKRLEIFGAMFDRLSNGTRLLEDADKNRNDENFDIETMSNIRKMTQFFLRTIGELLADIKGPSPVVAAVSETAVPTAPASAPAAAGASVVTLQRLGVVTSTKLSDIGDEEISQSKKASAEQDASAFPAQPLNAGPSVHRQRVVRQDLARPDRTSLTLGAERIWLLVDDGKGLSEALASRLVALGEKVARLQLSAPAKPAKGKRTAKQSSSGLAMEGLRDYNLQDRGRVAIEAMIAEIEQAEGPIGGFIHLQPVTAVESIGDVFPEAGYEAAETLFTLAGVLQPRLTGTAARSSFFIASRCDGSLGTSGRGLFNAIGASFGGLSKSLSVEWDDVFCRFVDIDPALPDEEAAGILIEELEDPQTALAEVGRGPDGSRMTLTNQAEPAMDQPETALDADSVLLVSGGARGITADCVIALAERRPVRFALLGRTDINAPLPSWAEGIEGDEALKAAAIAAMQAEGEQPTPVKVEKMLNGVRHAVQIRQTLAKIEQLGGKAAYFACDIADTKDVERTVTTVEETFGKITGIIHGAGLLADKRIEKKTGEDFHAVFHTKVRGLQNLMRALQPDAIRQLVLFSSVSGFFGNAGQTDYAMANEALNKFAHIFKAHYPDAFVRSIGWGPWDSGMVNDVLKKAYGERGLAIIPVKTGTRFFAEEFGSGDGPQILVGGDSYRAAKTVKTKVASRLVERRVDLTTAPFLADHVVDGRYVLPATAAASWLVKLAEDMLPGYRFETLLGFKVLKGVTLEAGETCLLEAQIEPAAEASCPVAGDRHALTISVHSRTGSERQNRYMGTVVLSRELSLRPRLGAFDLGKDDEPLGYPLYGTPQEGPLLFHGPSFRGLREVLNGGDHGLTLACELKPVEEAMQGQFRTTSFNAYLGDVFMQAPWLWLILGSDYAGLPSAIGRVDQFAALGFGQPFFLSMTIKSLTQASLLVDIAVHDETGQLYFRLSDVQFTVSRQLRERLVGREDKVEAAE is encoded by the coding sequence ATGCTGCAAAACCGTAATTCCGCACCGCCTCCTCTCGATATCGCCATTGTCGGCATGGCCAGCCATTTTCCTGATGCGGCCGATCTCTATGATTTCTGGTCCAATATCGTGAACGGTCATGATGCGATCCGCGACATAGGCACGGTTGATCCTGTGGAATATTGGCGGCCGGAGGACTTCTACGATCCTGATCCGCGCGCCGCTGACAAGGTCTATGGCCGCAAAGCCGGCTTTGTGCCGCCGATCGATTTCGATCCCGCCGGTTTCAAGCTGCCGCCGCTGATGCTTCAATCAATCAGTACGGCGCAGCTTTTCGCACTGCATGTTGCAAAACGGGCGATGGCGGATGCCGGTCTGCTCGGAGCAGGCGCTGAAAAGACCGACCGCGACCGCATCGGCGTCATTCTGGGCGGTTCCGGCAACGGCAATACGGCGTTTTCGCTTGCCGTGCGTCAGCAGGTTCCGTTTCTGCGTCAGATTCTCCTGAACAGCGGCCTGTCGGCCGAGGTGGCGGAAGAAACGATTGAACGCCTGCAGGGGCTGTCGCTGGAATGGAACGAGGATAGTTTTCCAGGCTTTCTCGGTAACGTGGCCTGCGGCCGTATCGCCAGTTATTTCGATCTCGGTGGCACGTCCTATATGGTGGATGCCGCCTGCGCGAGCAGTCTCGCCGCCATCAAGGCCGCTATTGGCGAACTGACGGATGGCAGCTGCGACGCTGTTCTGACCGGCGGCGTTAATCTCGAAAACTCGATTTTCTCGTTCCTGTGCTTCAGCAAGACGCCCGCTTTGTCGAAAAGCAACCGTTCGCGGCCATTCGACAAGCAGTCGGACGGCATGATGCTGGGTGATGGCGTCGGTTATCTGGTGCTGAAGCGGCTTGCGGATGCCGAGCGTGATGGCGACCGCATTTATGCGGTGATCCGCGCGCTTGGCGCGTCCAGCGATGGTCGCGCCAAGAGCATCTTTGCGCCGCGTTCCGAAGGGCAGGTGAAGGCCTTGAAGCGCGCCTATAGCCAGGCCGGGTTGACGCTAGCCGATATTCAGCTGATCGAAGCGCATGGTACCGGCACGGAATCCGGTGATGAGACTGAGATCAAAAGCCTTATCAGACTGTCTGAGGAACAGGGCATCGATGCGGGTCATGCCATTGCGATTGGCAGCATCAAGTCGCAGATCGGGCATACACGCTGCGCGGCAGGTGCGGTGGCAATGATGAAAGTGGCGCTTGGCCTCTATCACAAGGTCCTGCCGCCGACCATCAATGTGGAAGACCCCACTGATGTTCTCGCAAAACCCTTTTACGTCAACAGCCTCGCACGGCCATGGATGCGCCCGGCCGGCGGCGAGCTGCGGCGCGGCGCCCTAAGCGCCTTCGGTTTCGGCGGCACCAATTTTCACGTCATTCTCGAGGAATACGAACCGGAAACACGGGAACAGACATACCGGCTGAACCGCGCGGCTGAGGTCTTCGTGTTTCATGCGGCAAACCCGGCCCTGCTGGATGCGACCTGCCGTGATGCGCTTTCGCAGCTTTCCGGCGAGGGCAGGGCGGCTTTCTTCGACGCACATCTGGCCGATGGCGGCAGGCTTTCTCCACCTGCAGCATCCGCTCGCCTCGGTTTTGCGGCCGCGACGCCCGAACAGGCGTGCGCCTTGCTGACGGAAGCTCTGGCGCTGTTGCAATCCAGTCCCGATCAGGGTTTCGAGCATCCGGCCGGAATGTATTACAAGCCTGAGGCCGCACCTGTGGCAGGCCGTATCGTCGCGCTTTTTCCGGGGCAGGGCGCGCAATATGTCAATATGGGGTCGGGGGTCGCGGTCGATTACCCGGAGCTGCGCCATGCCGTAGAGGCCGCGGATGCCGTGGCTATAGAGGCGGGCCAGCCCGCCCTTTCGGGTGTGATTTATCCGCCACCGGCCTTTTCCGACGAAGAGACCATGCGGCAGGCCCGTGAACTTACCCGTACCGCCAATGCGCAGCCGGCTATCGGCGCGGTGAGCGCCGGTTATTTCCAGCTGCTGAAACGGCTTGGCTTCACCCCCGATTTTGTTGCTGGGCATAGCTATGGCGAACTTACAGCTTTGTGGGCGGCAGGCGTGCTTTCGGATGCGGATTTTCACCGGGCATCGCTTGCCCGTGGCCGGGCTGTCGAAACTCCGAGTGGGCTTAGCGATCCCGGCGCGATGCTCGCGGCACAGATGCGCCGTGAGGATGCGGCGGAATTGCTGGCGGCCGTGCCGGATATCGTGATCGCCAATGATAACGCACCGGAGCAGCTGGTGTTCGGCGGTGCCACGGAGGCGATTGCCCGCGCCCAGGCCTGGCTTACCGAACGTGGCCGCCGTTGCCAGACGCTTCCGGTTTCGACGGCCTTTCACACATCTTACGTCAGACATGCGGCGGATCCGTTCCGGGACGGAATTGCCGGAATTGAATTCTCGCAGCCAAGTTGCGCGCTTTATTCAAGCGCGACGGCGGAACCTTATGGTAGCGACCCCGCGCTTTATGGTGATGCGCTTGTCGAGCAGCTGGTGCAGCCCGTGCGGTTCCGGGACATGATCGAGCGACTGCACGCCGATGGCGGTTATCTGTTCGTCGAGATCGGCCCGAAAGGCATTCTCGGTAAACTGACCGGTGACATACTCAAGGGCAAACCGCATGCGGTGGTTTCGCTCAACCCGAGCGCCAATGGCGAGGAAGCACTGCAATTCCGCCGGGCACTGGCAAAACTGGTGGTGGAAGGTGTGGCTCTTGCCGAAGCCGACCCTTATGCCCGCCCGCGCCCGCTGGAGGATCGATCGGTGAAGCCGGCCACCAGCTTCAGGCTGCAGGGCGGCTTTTATCTGACCGAGAAAAACCGCGCGCGGCGCGAGCACGCGCTACGGCATGATACGGCCGTGGTGGAGAAGTTCATCGCCCAGCGTGTCGCAGGCTCGCCTGAATCGGCCGCTTCTCCGGTCGTTCGCGCCGCACCTCGACCTGTTGAGGTGGCCGAGGCTTTTGCGCCGATTGCGAAACCTCTTCCTTCCTTTCCCCCTTTGTCCTCCTCCATTCAGCCCTCCCATGACACTGACAGGATCGAGATAGCGATGACCAGCCAATCCGAAAATATGTCGAAGCCGGACCAGATGGACAGGCAGATCGAAAGCCAGAATCTGCTCAGCCAGCTTCACCAGCAGTTCCAGACCAACCAGAGCGAATATATCAATATGCTGGGGTCTCTGGTCAGCAAGCAGCATAACCTTCTGGAAAAATTCCACGGTCATCCGCAGATGGAAAACATGACCGCGAGCCTTGCGCGTAGCCTGCAATTGCTGGAGCGCAATCAGGAACTCTACCACCTCAATCATGAGCGCTATTTCGACAACCAGATGTCCCTGATCAGCGGCGAGGTGGTTCGTAACCTGCCGCATTCCCCCGCCTACATTCCCAATATGCTGGACATGCCGAAACCGGCGCAGCCGGTTGCGGTAACGCGGCAGGAGAGTTTCGCGCCGGCGCCATTGGCTACACCCAAGGCTGCCGATAGGGCAGCTTCAGCACCGATCGTCTCCATAGCCGCGCCGAAACCGGTGATGCCGGTGATGGCCGCACCGCAGATAACCGTGCCGCAGACGCCGGCACCCGCCGCACCGGCTCCTGCTCTCAGCGACGAGGATCAGGCGAGGATCGCTGTTCTCGAAGGCATTACCGAAGAGCGACTGATCCGCGAGTTGACGGATATCGTCAGCGAGCGCACGGGTTATCCGGTCGATATGATCGGCGACCAGATGGACCTTGAGGCCGATCTCGGGATCGACTCGATCAAGCGGCTGGAGATTTTCGGGGCCATGTTCGACCGGCTGTCGAACGGCACCCGGCTTCTTGAAGATGCGGACAAGAACCGCAACGACGAGAATTTCGACATCGAAACCATGAGCAATATCCGCAAGATGACGCAGTTCTTCCTGCGCACGGTCGATGAATTGCTGGTGGCCGTCAAAGGAAACTCAGCCGTTGCTGTTGCCGTGGCGCCGGTTGTTTTGGCCCCGGCACTCAGCGCCGAGGATCAGGCAAGAATTGCGGTGCTTGAAGGTATCACCGAAGAGCGGCTGATCCGCGAACTGACTGACATCGTCAGCGAGCGCACGGGTTATCCGGTCGATATGATCGGCGACCAGATGGACCTTGAGGCCGATCTCGGCATCGATTCGATCAAGCGGCTGGAGATTTTCGGGGCCATGTTCGACCGGCTGTCGAACGGCACCCGGCTTCTTGAAGATGCGGACAAGAACCGCAACGACGAGAATTTCGACATCGAAACCATGAGCAATATTCGCAAGATGACGCAGTTCTTCCTGCGCACTATCGGTGAATTGCTGGCCGATATCAAAGGTCCTTCTCCGGTTGTTGCGGCCGTTTCCGAAACTGCGGTACCGACTGCACCCGCCAGCGCACCAGCTGCAGCGGGTGCTTCCGTTGTGACCCTGCAACGTCTCGGCGTGGTGACATCAACGAAACTGTCGGACATCGGCGATGAGGAGATATCACAGTCAAAAAAAGCTTCGGCTGAGCAGGATGCATCCGCGTTTCCTGCTCAGCCGCTCAATGCCGGCCCTTCCGTCCATCGTCAGCGGGTGGTTCGTCAGGACCTTGCCCGGCCCGACCGGACATCGCTGACCCTTGGTGCCGAACGGATCTGGCTGCTTGTTGATGATGGCAAGGGACTGAGTGAGGCATTGGCCTCCCGCCTCGTTGCCCTGGGCGAGAAGGTTGCGCGCCTTCAGCTGTCCGCGCCGGCTAAACCGGCAAAAGGCAAGAGAACGGCAAAACAATCATCGTCCGGGCTGGCGATGGAGGGCTTGCGCGATTATAACCTCCAGGATCGCGGCAGGGTGGCTATCGAGGCCATGATCGCTGAAATCGAACAGGCGGAAGGCCCGATTGGCGGCTTCATCCATCTGCAGCCGGTAACCGCTGTGGAATCGATCGGCGATGTGTTCCCCGAAGCAGGCTATGAGGCGGCCGAAACACTCTTTACCCTGGCTGGGGTACTTCAGCCGCGTTTGACGGGCACGGCAGCACGCAGTTCCTTCTTCATCGCCAGCCGATGCGACGGTTCGCTCGGAACGTCTGGCAGGGGATTATTCAACGCCATCGGCGCAAGTTTCGGCGGATTGTCGAAATCGCTTTCCGTAGAGTGGGACGATGTTTTCTGCCGCTTTGTGGACATCGATCCGGCACTGCCCGACGAGGAAGCTGCCGGCATCCTGATCGAAGAACTGGAAGACCCGCAAACCGCACTGGCGGAAGTCGGGCGTGGTCCTGACGGGTCACGCATGACCCTTACCAACCAGGCCGAACCGGCGATGGACCAGCCGGAAACCGCGCTCGATGCGGATAGCGTTCTTCTCGTCAGCGGCGGCGCGCGTGGCATCACCGCCGATTGCGTGATCGCTCTGGCGGAGCGCCGTCCCGTTCGTTTCGCCCTCCTGGGGCGCACCGATATCAACGCGCCATTGCCCAGCTGGGCAGAAGGTATCGAAGGAGATGAGGCGCTGAAGGCAGCCGCGATTGCCGCGATGCAGGCCGAAGGCGAACAGCCGACGCCGGTGAAGGTCGAAAAAATGCTGAATGGTGTACGCCATGCGGTGCAAATTCGGCAGACGCTGGCGAAGATCGAACAGCTTGGCGGCAAGGCGGCCTATTTCGCCTGCGATATCGCCGATACGAAGGATGTCGAACGCACCGTGACCACCGTCGAAGAGACCTTCGGCAAGATAACCGGCATCATCCACGGCGCGGGCCTGCTTGCGGACAAGCGTATCGAGAAAAAGACTGGGGAGGATTTCCACGCAGTCTTCCATACCAAGGTGCGAGGCCTTCAAAATCTGATGCGGGCGCTGCAGCCGGATGCCATCAGGCAGCTGGTCCTCTTCTCATCCGTATCGGGCTTCTTCGGCAATGCCGGACAGACCGACTATGCGATGGCGAACGAGGCGCTGAACAAATTCGCGCATATATTCAAGGCGCATTATCCGGATGCCTTCGTGCGCAGCATCGGCTGGGGACCTTGGGACAGCGGCATGGTCAATGACGTGCTCAAGAAGGCCTATGGTGAGCGCGGGCTGGCGATCATTCCGGTGAAAACGGGGACACGGTTCTTCGCCGAAGAGTTCGGTTCCGGCGATGGTCCGCAAATTCTGGTCGGCGGCGACAGCTACAGGGCCGCAAAAACGGTCAAGACGAAGGTGGCATCTCGTCTCGTGGAGCGCAGGGTCGATCTCACTACTGCGCCCTTCCTCGCCGACCATGTGGTCGACGGACGTTACGTCCTTCCCGCCACGGCAGCGGCAAGCTGGCTGGTCAAGTTGGCGGAAGATATGTTGCCCGGCTATCGTTTTGAGACCCTGCTCGGTTTCAAGGTTCTGAAGGGTGTCACGCTGGAGGCCGGGGAAACCTGCCTGCTGGAAGCGCAGATCGAACCTGCGGCGGAAGCGTCGTGCCCTGTGGCCGGTGACAGGCATGCCCTGACGATTTCGGTTCATAGCCGGACCGGCTCCGAACGTCAGAACCGATATATGGGCACCGTGGTATTAAGCCGCGAACTGAGCCTTCGCCCACGTCTCGGGGCCTTCGATCTTGGCAAGGATGACGAGCCGCTGGGTTACCCGCTTTACGGCACGCCGCAGGAAGGTCCACTTCTGTTCCATGGCCCAAGCTTTCGGGGGCTGCGGGAGGTGCTGAACGGCGGCGATCACGGTCTCACACTCGCCTGCGAGTTGAAGCCGGTCGAAGAGGCTATGCAAGGGCAGTTTCGCACGACCTCGTTTAATGCCTATCTCGGTGATGTCTTCATGCAGGCGCCGTGGTTGTGGCTGATCCTCGGCAGCGATTATGCCGGACTTCCTTCCGCCATCGGCCGCGTTGACCAGTTTGCAGCACTCGGTTTCGGGCAGCCGTTCTTCCTCTCCATGACGATAAAATCCCTGACGCAGGCGAGCCTTCTGGTGGATATCGCCGTGCATGACGAGACGGGACAGCTTTATTTCCGGCTCTCGGATGTCCAGTTCACCGTTTCCCGGCAATTGCGAGAGCGGCTGGTCGGGCGCGAAGACAAGGTCGAGGCGGCAGAATAG
- a CDS encoding amidohydrolase: MSDSDLRITLVQADLAWENAKQNLQQFDRHLDDIGETDLIVLPEMFTTGFSMNPQTVAEPMDGPAVEWLRETARRHDADIVGSVAIAEDGRYFNRLLWARPDGALIHYDKRHLFTYAGEHEHYTPGQVQQVVHLKGWNIAPFVCFDLRFPVWSRNRGQYDVALYIASWPARRASHWKSLMPARAIENQAYVIGVNRVGIDGNELAYDGDSMVIDPLGEICFHANVNAAVHQQQLSRQMLDDTRAKLPFLRECEQFELTV, translated from the coding sequence ATGAGTGACAGTGATCTTCGCATAACGCTGGTGCAGGCGGATCTGGCCTGGGAAAACGCCAAGCAGAACCTGCAGCAGTTCGACCGCCATCTGGATGATATAGGTGAGACGGATCTGATCGTTTTGCCGGAAATGTTCACAACCGGTTTTAGCATGAACCCGCAGACGGTGGCGGAACCCATGGACGGGCCAGCGGTGGAATGGTTGCGGGAGACTGCCCGTCGGCACGACGCGGATATCGTCGGCAGCGTGGCGATCGCCGAAGACGGCCGTTATTTCAATCGCCTGCTCTGGGCCCGTCCGGACGGTGCGCTCATCCATTACGACAAACGGCATCTCTTCACCTATGCCGGAGAGCACGAGCATTATACGCCAGGGCAGGTGCAGCAGGTGGTGCATTTGAAGGGCTGGAACATCGCGCCCTTTGTCTGCTTCGATCTCAGATTTCCGGTCTGGTCGCGCAATCGCGGTCAATATGACGTGGCGCTCTATATTGCGAGCTGGCCCGCCCGCCGGGCTTCACATTGGAAAAGCCTGATGCCGGCCCGCGCCATTGAAAATCAGGCCTATGTCATCGGTGTGAACCGCGTGGGCATTGATGGCAACGAGCTTGCTTATGACGGTGACAGCATGGTCATCGATCCGCTGGGAGAGATATGTTTTCACGCCAATGTGAATGCTGCCGTGCACCAGCAGCAGCTTTCGCGCCAGATGCTCGACGATACAAGGGCGAAATTGCCGTTCCTGCGTGAATGCGAGCAGTTCGAATTGACCGTTTGA
- a CDS encoding 4'-phosphopantetheinyl transferase family protein yields the protein MMPGHQISGTSAPVMRDDIAAAISRSEGFLSGPVFLDTGSKNVVALEAQYHLPCYRPGLFDRLEVVMPALLADAVPKRQAEFLAGRFLGQAALKLLGRPSVPIGIGNKREPVWPPGISGSISHSHGICVSMATLDSEAMVGVDIEKIEPGAVIEIILKRALDTLERELIADREQCDGRVLPFLVFSAKETLFKALYPVVGRHFDFRAARLFERPDRNELRLELTRPLHRSLPAGRRFLIRFSVTGSFVRTWLVCR from the coding sequence ATGATGCCCGGCCACCAGATTTCAGGTACAAGCGCACCCGTCATGCGAGACGATATTGCCGCTGCCATTTCCCGTTCGGAGGGTTTTCTGTCAGGCCCGGTTTTTCTCGATACCGGCTCGAAAAACGTCGTTGCGCTCGAAGCGCAATATCATCTGCCCTGCTATCGGCCGGGGTTGTTCGACAGGCTGGAGGTAGTAATGCCTGCGCTGCTTGCCGACGCTGTTCCCAAACGGCAGGCGGAGTTTCTCGCTGGGCGTTTTCTGGGGCAGGCGGCGCTGAAGCTTCTCGGCAGGCCTTCCGTTCCGATCGGCATTGGCAACAAGCGCGAGCCTGTGTGGCCGCCGGGCATCTCCGGTTCCATCAGCCATTCCCACGGCATATGCGTCAGCATGGCGACGCTGGACAGTGAGGCGATGGTCGGCGTCGACATCGAGAAAATAGAACCTGGCGCGGTTATCGAGATCATCCTGAAGCGTGCCCTCGACACGCTGGAGCGAGAGCTGATTGCCGACCGGGAACAATGCGACGGTCGCGTGCTGCCTTTTCTGGTGTTTTCCGCCAAGGAGACGCTGTTCAAAGCGCTTTATCCGGTGGTTGGACGTCACTTCGATTTTCGTGCGGCGCGTCTTTTCGAGAGGCCGGATCGAAACGAATTGCGGCTGGAACTGACACGTCCACTGCATCGCTCGCTTCCGGCCGGCAGACGTTTCCTTATCCGTTTTTCGGTGACCGGGAGTTTCGTCCGCACCTGGCTTGTTTGTCGTTAA
- a CDS encoding TetR/AcrR family transcriptional regulator, producing MARKLDPAKHEAKRQQILEAAISCFAQNGFHQTTTAQICAAVGMSSGNLFHYFSSKEAIIETIVAEERRETAVYFAELGAADDQFGAVLGFVDASLELATDPTYARLVLEIASEAIRNPAIHALVRTADQEIRAGITDLLRKGMERRQIDANLDAERAATWIAALIDGVFSRLAVDPDFRPLEEADMMHLIIGRFLAARQSVGELAGTGQNPTPATAGR from the coding sequence ATGGCCCGCAAGCTCGATCCGGCAAAGCATGAAGCCAAGCGGCAGCAGATACTTGAAGCTGCCATCAGCTGCTTTGCGCAAAACGGGTTTCACCAGACCACCACTGCGCAGATCTGCGCGGCGGTCGGCATGAGCTCCGGCAATCTCTTCCATTATTTCTCCAGCAAGGAAGCGATCATTGAAACGATCGTTGCCGAGGAGCGGCGGGAAACCGCCGTTTATTTCGCCGAACTCGGCGCGGCGGACGATCAGTTCGGTGCTGTTCTGGGCTTTGTCGATGCATCGCTGGAACTTGCCACCGATCCTACCTATGCACGGCTGGTGCTGGAGATCGCGTCAGAGGCGATCCGCAACCCGGCTATTCATGCGCTTGTCAGGACCGCCGATCAGGAAATCCGGGCGGGGATCACTGATCTTTTGCGCAAGGGAATGGAACGCCGCCAGATCGACGCCAATCTCGACGCCGAGCGTGCTGCGACCTGGATCGCGGCGCTGATAGACGGAGTTTTCTCACGTCTGGCGGTCGATCCCGATTTCCGGCCACTTGAAGAGGCCGACATGATGCATCTGATTATCGGCCGCTTTCTGGCTGCGAGACAATCTGTCGGCGAGCTGGCTGGGACCGGGCAAAATCCGACGCCGGCAACGGCTGGTCGATAG